The sequence below is a genomic window from Pygocentrus nattereri isolate fPygNat1 chromosome 16, fPygNat1.pri, whole genome shotgun sequence.
cctctacatgcctaaatgcattaagttgcagccatgtgactggctgattagctatttgtgttaacaagcaattgaacaattgtacctaataaagtggctggtgagtgtatatcctTGCACTGTTGTTACAAGATAATCAACATTATTTGctttatctgtttttatttgcacttaTACAGTTTTGTTGCAGACAATGTTTTTGTATTGATTAGTCAGCACTTTCAGTCTAATATTTGGTAGAACCACTTGTTGCTGGAAAAAAAGCTTTACGTCTTTACGAGGAGTTTCTTCCAGCTTTGCACACTAGgttttctctcattcttcctGTCAGATTTGCTCATTAGTTCAGGTTGGTTGGATGGCACTTGGTTGAATTGAAATCTGGACTTTGGCAGAACATTCATCTTTTTGTTGTTCAGTCACTCGTGTTGCTTTGGCTTTGTGCTTGGCATCACTGTCCTGATGAAAAGTATTGTTTCTCCCAAGCTTTAGTTTATTTTAACAGATTGAAACAGGTTGTCTTGCAGTATTTCTCTGTATTTCCCATATTTTAGGTGGGTCCCTTTGattgctctctggcaaactccACATATGCATTTGACTGGTACACCTTCACTCCAGTCTCAGCCACTAAACTGTAGGTCCTTCAAAGTGCTGGCCTCTCTGACACAGTTTTGAGGGACAGCCTTGTGTGTGTCTGGGTCATATGATGCAGTTTCCATTTCCTCACAACTGATCCAACAGTATCAATGAAAATCCAAACATGGGGATGTTATTTTGTAGGCTTTTCCTATCTTGTGCATGTGTATAACTTTATTTCTAATTTCCACAGAATGTTCTTATTCACAGTTTTCCTTTAAATTTGTAGTCTGACCACTTGTGCTTGGTCTTACATCCAGAAAAGGtccaaaaaaattattaatgGATAGAGGTGGAGATCCTTGTAAGGGCAATATCTTTCATCTGTGTAAACTAGGGCACTTCCACTGCACAAGTATTAAATAATTATGCAAACAGCATTTCTTACATGAAATctctaaatgtaaatatatatatatatatatatatatatatgtgtgtgtgtgtgtgtatatatatatatatatatatatatatatatatatatatatatatatatatatatatatgtgcatatcAAATtggtatatatgtgtatatccATCTGTAACTGCTTTGAATATAATGagaagaataacagctgatgtataaaggtgatattaattattatatagcATTGATATTTCTGTATGTAAAAGGCCACTCCCAACAATGTATATCATGGTAAAACAtcatgtgttttgttgagtgaTGGACCATCAGTTAAGCCATAAACTAGCTAAAATCAATATTTAGTCATTTAAAACTAATTATTCAGGGATTAAAGCGAATATTAAAGCTTATGTAAGAAGAACACAAAGTCCTTGTGCTGGAATATTGAACAACAGGATTTATCAGAGGAGTATGAGAAatcaagagagaaaagaggtgtgtgtgtgtgtgtgtgagagagagagagagagagagagagagagagaactaatAGGTCATCTTCActtgctcttcctctctgttgtgatgtcactgtACAATATAAAAGCACAGAAATCTGAATCTCTGCTCTGAGTTTGTGAACTTCTCTTCAACTTACCAGGGATCAAAGGGATCACACAGAACTACTAACGGCACATCCACAGAGTATTTTTGTACACTTAGCCCTTGCAGAGCCACATCTAACTCTCGAATGTTTTGTTGAGTAGGTTAGTTTCTAGCTGATTCAAGATTAAGATTTCAGTCAATATAGTGTTTGAttacagaaaaagagaagaacaatggtggacagtaatgGCAGCACTGTGAATGCTTTTATTTATCAGAATTTTGTCATGTTGGAAATAGATGGGGGAATTATAACAAAGTTGGTGGTAGTAATACTGATGACTTTGTTATCTGTATATGTAAATTGTATCATACTCTATGCTCTTCAGAGTAAACGTGTTTTTAAGGAATCTCCACGCTACATTCTCTTTGCCCACATGCTTTTCAATGACTCAGTTCTGCTCATTCTGAACACTCTGATGTATGTCCTGGCACTGGCCTTGCTTAAGCTGGCTAAAGCTGTATGTTCCCTCCTAATTTTTCTCTCTACTGCAACATTTCGAAATGCACCTTTTAACCtggctgtgatgtcactggAGCGTTATGTGGCCATATGCTTTCCTCTAAGACACGCAGAAATAGCCACTCAGAAAAGGACTTACATTGCTATTtgctttgtttggttttttggCTCTGCAAATATTTTGATTGACATCATGTTTGCAGCAGTGATGGATCCTAACTTCTTCTACATGCAGATGTATTGCTCTCGTGAGCAGATCTTCATAAAACCATGGCAACTTGATGTATTCAATGGATGCAATGTGTTTCTCTTTGTATCTGTAACACTGACCATTGTCTTCACTTACATCAGCATTATGATCACAGCCAGGTCCACGTCCTCTAATAAAGACTCTGCTAAGAAAGCCCACAGGACTGTACTACTGCACTTCATTCAGCTGGGCCTGTGTCTCACCTCTTTTGTATACGGCCCTATAGAGAGAGCACTTTATTTGATGATGGGAGGTACTGTTCTTTATACACATCTGCGATATCTGTGCTTTGTCACTGTTGTGATACTGTCTCGCTGCTTGAGCCCTCTCATCTATGGGCTTAGAGATGATACTGTAAGACCcttattcaaatattatttcTGCTATGGCTCTAGCAAAACAGCATGCTTGAAAGAAAACTTGTGATGACCACTTTGtccttctccttttttcttcttaagTAGTTATTTTAAGTAATAGCAATTTTTACCTTTCTACACATGCACAGTTTTGACTATATTTTTGTCCTCGTATTGATCCACTATGTAACATTTGTTCACATTTACTACCACTGCATAATAAATTTCCACACTTCAGTTTAAgcattttatttctgtgaaTGTATGATGTTTTGTGCACCTTTAGTGcattacatgaaaaatatatttctagAAACTTAGACAAGCTTGTAGAGAATTCACATACAGAGTAATTAATTATCAAGTGCTTCCTAAGCTTATTTATATGTGCTAgagaatatattaaatatattaattcaCACTAATGGTCTTATCTTTCTTGTAGAACTACtttaaacaaaaccaacaacCATTAAGTGGGGCAAACTGTGAAACTAGCCTTCATAATTAAATCAGGCAGATATGAAGTTATACtttgtattaaaaaaagcaGACATTAATTCTCTATTAAAAATGATgccatgtttttatttgatgctaaagatttattttcatttcataatactTTCTTTGTCCTTAATCTTGATTATGAATCCAACACAAGACAACCAAAATGAGTTTTGTGAGGTTGTGGCTTATTTGAACTAATCCATAAAAACAACAGTAGAGCAATACTTAGAGATCAAAAGTGTATGAGATGTCTGTGCCCAATTTAACCATGTTATTGTAGTCATCTCTTTACAAAATTGATGGTGTGCTGTCACATAATAACCATAGAAAGCTGCCCCTATTCAGAATTAGATGCATCTGCTTAAATTCTAAACTGATAACCTATTAACCTACATGCAAACAGCAAGGAACAATAAAACCTTCTGCCAACGTCAGTTTCACAATTGCTTCTTTATGACACATCTTTAGACACTGTCTCAAAATTGATATATAGAGTGCATTTGTATTGACCATTAATAAGCTATTGTGCTAGGTGTCTGTTGTTGAATAAAAGGTtgtcctactactactaccaccaccaagTCAGAGTAGTAGTTTTTAGGCTATAGCTCAGTTTTCTGTGAAATGATAAACAGTACATTAAGAACATCAGTGATTCTTGACTTTTCAGGTGAGTAATCTAAGCACACACagatatagaaatatataatatttcctGAGATACACAGTACAAGAATAATGCACCAATTCTTCAAACATCTGTTCTTTAATTTTCCATCTTGAAAAATCAACAATGAGCAACACATTGAATACAACATGATGCAGTCACCCTTAAATTCAACAAACAAGCAAGGCATTAGAGAAGATGGGGAAACAATTCTGAAagggaaagggggggggggggcaaataaataaaatacctgGTGGTTTCAGAAATCTCAGAGGCAAGTTCATGGGTGGCATCAGATCTATTTGTCCTGCTAAAATAGTTATGATGATCATAAGGACACCAACAATCATACCTAAATTCATACAAAAAAGGATTAATAAAGAATGAAGTGCTATGAAGAGCTTGCAGTGGAGACACTAGCATGTTCATGGTAGTGTAGCAATCCCCAGTATGGAGTGAGACAGATGAAGAGAATGGTTTCCATGAGTCTTGCTGCACCAAGCTGCTGTATGACGCCATCAGAGGCtgtgtctacagcacaaacacacaggaagAGACAAACAAGTTCCTGTTAGTACTTTAAAACAATTCCCTGACTTTGTAAAAATGCAATTATCTTGGCATCACAAACCGCACATACCAGGGGAAGCCTTCCTTAAATTCAGTGAACTTATGTCGGACCATGAAGGTGGCTAAAGCATCAGCTACCTGTTACAAAGGAGACAGCTAATGAGAGTTGCTATACTGCTGCTATATGTtaaatagaacacaaatgatAACTTGGCAACACAGTCGTGCTGGAAGGTACAGAAACACTTATGTGAGCACTCTAATGCAACAACATGGCAAATCACAGTAATACAGGCATACTTTTTCAGGTGCATCCTCATGAACAGCATGGCCACACTGTGGAAGAACCTGCATCTGGAACTTTCCTGAAGAAAGCACCACCAGATTTAAGAGGCACATTCTGATAGGTTAGTAGAAAATATGCATTCAATTTAGAATTTTAACTGTAGGCATAATGCAATCTTAATGGCTTACCCTGCATCTGTCCTATAGTAAGGTCTTTATCCAATCTATCAATACCTGTGGGAAAATGCACATACACATGATATAAGGCCTTCTTTATTTCACTGCTACAGAAGCCTCAGAGTAAGCTAGTGGGCCGGTGTCTGCTCAccagccagcagcagcagctttggCACAGGGCAgctgaggaagagagaagagaggccTCTGAACCAGCCCTCCCAGTACTTCTCTGTCTTAGACAGCTCAATGCGCCAAGTGTACAGACTCTCTTTCTTTACCTGTGGACGAAATTCCCAATTCATCCACAcacaacagcacacacacactatacagtAAACCACCAACAGGTTTTTAAAGTCAAGAACGgttgtggttggtgtagtgtagtggataacacctctgccttctacgctgtagactggggttcaatcccctaccAGGGCAAGCacgctacactataccaatacgagcccttgggcaagactcctaacaccaccttggccttctgtgtaaaatgattaaatcgtaaagtcgctctggataagagcatctacTAAATGCCATTAATGTAAGAACGGCTGACATGGTCAGTGTCTTCAGTAACAGAAAAGATAGTAAGTGttcattatcattatttaaAAGTAAACAATTACTTCCAAGTTGCAAGGATTCTCAACTGTTGCGTTAAAACATTGGATAGGGTCTATTGAACAACGAAATGGCAACCCTGTTCCtgggggaaaataaataaataaaaaatactcaAAGACATGGTAGGGGTCATGTATCCCTCCTGAAGTTCACAGACTATGTAATAGCCACACTGTAACTAACTGTAGAGACAGTATAAAAAGTTCTTAGAATACGTTGTAATTTCTACCTCTTGATcatcttcttttttccttttatggTTGGATTCGCCTCcttcctcatcttcctcctcttcctcaatGATCCCTTCACTAATGCTTTTAGAAATGCCAGGACTATTCAATGGCTCCTCACatctaaaataaattaattttcatTACACAGCATACGGTTACTACAATATTAAAAGGGCTCAAACAGAAAAgaacttttttccccaaattcaGACTTCCAAATTTTTTCCAAATTCGGAGATAAGGAGCACTTACTTTTTCACCTGTCCAGTCATAGACACACGTGCAGACTCAATATTCCTGATCTGCCCACTTTTCACACTgacataaaaacacagaacaattaGTGGAAAATCTAAATGATGTAAACTTGCTTGGCTGCCATAAAATTACTCCGTAAGACATAATATAACAAATAAGCTCGGTGTAAGAGTAATGTGTTAGTATTAAGTTATACTCATTCCTAATTAATCAGGCATAAATTTAAAATAGGTTTCAATTCCAAACACGTGCTGATTGCATAGTCCATATTAATATTGCTGTGTACCTCCATTCAATAGCATTCTCCACCGATTTGAAAGTTTTTGGTCGACTCCTTAAAAAGTTCTGCATACTGTTCAAGGCATCCATTGCTGTAcctaaacatcatttaaaacagatacTCTCTGTCAGGAAACATGAAACAGCTAAATGCTTGCACTTTACTGTATCTACAGGGTTAACAAAATAATAGAAACGCCTGGTAATACACAGATGTTTCAGCACAGAGAAGCATGGGTTGCTAAGAAGAGGGAAAAGTGATCATGTTTTGAACATTAAGTAATGGGAAACACAGTATAGTGTCATAGTCCCAGCCACATAATCTTCTTTCTTAAATTTAAGGCTTCCATTATTTTGTCTATTTAGGCCATTTTAAACCTTGGACTTTCATGTATGAACctcattgttttatgtttactctcattaagcaaaacatttttctaaaaatgtttACAAGAGTTTGAAATAGGAGGCACCCTACCTTCCACCACATCAATCACACAAAGCCCAAGCAATGATGGAACATGATTAGCTGCAGCAGTGTGAACTGCTATTGCTCCACCCATGCTGTGTCCAATCATCAGGATTGGGGGTGGGTTTTCACCATAGAGCGCTTCCACAACTTTCCCAACATCCCTGTATGACAATAGTTAAAACATCAGATTTCAACAACTCAGGTTTTTAGGATACTCTTGGAGAAACAGTCTAGCAACTTACTTGGCCATAGTTTCAGCAGAtaggtcttctgagtttttcacTTTTGTGTCTCCTAGATATTGTCAGACAGAAGGATAATTCATTGACAATAGGCAAACATAAATTTGGACGTAGTTCATAGTTGATATATACAGAGGCAACTCCCTCTTCTGAAGAACTGGCTTAATGGTCACTCACCATGTGCCCTGAGGTCTATAGCTACAACCCTGCAGTTAATCCTGCTACATATCACtccctgaaaaaaacaaaaacaaaaaaggacgGTTTATATGAGATTTGATCTTTTAAAGTGATCAGTTAGAGTACTGACATGTTATGACAACAGAAATAGGGGAAAAAAGCACTAATCACCCATATCAACTACAGTGCATgcaaaaaatgttcatataaaACAGCAACGGCACTAACAGTGAACACGGCCCAGGAGAGGGCAGAGTGGCCTCCTCCGTGAAGCAGAAGCAGCACAGGGCCGTGAGATCCACTGCTGTAGATTCTGAATGTGTGCAAAGGAGTCAAGGTGTGGTGTGGCtcacagaacaaaacagacaaGACACAATGCTTTATTATCATAAACTGCACAAGGTCAAAGCAGGAGGTGTGTTTAACATCATCTTCAGCAACTCAATGTGGCACATCAACACGAAATCATAGTGAAGTGAAGGATATGTCTTTGCCGTTGTCATTTTCCACTTCCACGTCTTCCATCGTTTCAAATACTGACTCCAGGGCAGGGAGAGAAGTCTCTCTTTCTTCCAGGTCTAAATGCCATAGAAAAAGTAAAGTGCGTGTGTAGGGTGAGTAcagttcaaaaaaaaaaaagaaagaaaaagattacACTGGACCCCTCACTGG
It includes:
- the ppme1 gene encoding LOW QUALITY PROTEIN: protein phosphatase methylesterase 1 (The sequence of the model RefSeq protein was modified relative to this genomic sequence to represent the inferred CDS: inserted 2 bases in 1 codon) produces the protein MEKQLHLNLLASRPPMAGGLQSGSKMRMGPGRKRDFSPCPXESVFETMEDVEVENDNGKDTFRIYSSGSHGPVLLLLHGGGHSALSWAVFTGVICSRINCRVVAIDLRAHGDTKVKNSEDLSAETMAKDVGKVVEALYGENPPPILMIGHSMGGAIAVHTAAANHVPSLLGLCVIDVVEGTAMDALNSMQNFLRSRPKTFKSVENAIEWSVKSGQIRNIESARVSMTGQVKKCEEPLNSPGISKSISEGIIEEEEEDEEGGESNHKRKKEDDQEVKKESLYTWRIELSKTEKYWEGWFRGLSSLFLSCPVPKLLLLAGIDRLDKDLTIGQMQGKFQMQVLPQCGHAVHEDAPEKVADALATFMVRHKFTEFKEGFP
- the LOC108427907 gene encoding odorant receptor 131-2-like; translation: MVDSNGSTVNAFIYQNFVMLEIDGGIITKLVVVILMTLLSVYVNCIILYALQSKRVFKESPRYILFAHMLFNDSVLLILNTLMYVLALALLKLAKAVCSLLIFLSTATFRNAPFNLAVMSLERYVAICFPLRHAEIATQKRTYIAICFVWFFGSANILIDIMFAAVMDPNFFYMQMYCSREQIFIKPWQLDVFNGCNVFLFVSVTLTIVFTYISIMITARSTSSNKDSAKKAHRTVLLHFIQLGLCLTSFVYGPIERALYLMMGGTVLYTHLRYLCFVTVVILSRCLSPLIYGLRDDTVRPLFKYYFCYGSSKTACLKENL